A genomic segment from Colletotrichum higginsianum IMI 349063 chromosome 5, whole genome shotgun sequence encodes:
- a CDS encoding Peptidoglycan binding domain-containing protein, translated as MANASTDGPAWVSQIQLPVPQLGDSQQFADCAHRTSKTTNAKRIIVCCDGTWNNSNKIGGIATNVARLSSAIAHKCCTGMPQVVYYHRGAGTEESKVAQYLGGVLGKGVVQDIADIYRFVCDNYNPGDEIFILGFSRGAFTARSVSGLICNLGLLNRVGLSHFGAIFHDYQNFPNWRPFTWFDKEKHLAGFTLSNYERLERFERAREGRTERRDNAAMEADLDEEKKKFFKSMTQCRDPETMQMNLQKMAKKYRDLLEKHEMILCERQTQIRDGQRKDFFVPLNVKVKAVGVWDTVGSLGWPKMPWEKLRRDRSADELRFASIDVHPNVEYAFHAIALDEWRTAFKPTLWGKKNNTSTHLRQVWFPGSHSNVGGGFEDQQIATIAMAWMADQLTSIGVEFSTPEMKRIFYTLEPNVQAREWAMGRISNPGATTSIPDQAYNAVWYPWKKLTGGNPVLGTRTPGKYKEDNGKSPIVDPTELIHPSVRIRYLYDGLGLNDAGEWECAALTKNGFKLEKSTQPPRLEDPYPKSPIASTYETLSGKVSSVHGGHTVDSGSHEGHTLVIHQVPFEAELCLLDQAKNNWVWTQGTGKDKKALPEERIGMWERLFIDINHRMVLRQQREKAERNRAAASQKQTWRQWLTDKQHSAKGAAGKVLSGTIGRFLGPPAKYKPKDYPKKFGYHDFVSWQSGDVTRTRQRNPWENHETGN; from the exons ATGGCAAACGCATCCACGGATGGCCCGGCATGGGTCTCGCAGATCCAGTTGCCCGTTCCCCAACTTGGCGACTCGCAGCAGTTTGCGGATTGTGCCCACCGAACAAGCAAGACCACGAACGCTAAGCGCATCATCGTCTGTTGCGATGGAACATGGAATAACTC GAACAAGATAGGAGGCATTGCAACCAATGTTGCCCGTCTCTCGTCTGCAATCGCGCACAAGTGCTGCACCGGTATGCCGCAAGTCGTATACTACCACCGCGGAGCTGGAACAGAGGAGTCCAAGGTTGCACAGTACCTCGGAGGTGTGCTTGGAAAGGGAGTTGTTCAG GACATTGCAGACATCTACCGCTTCGTGTGCGACAATTACAACCCCGGAGATGAGATATTCATCCTAGGTTTCTCCCGCGGCGCCTTCACCGCCCGCTCAGTCTCGGGGCTGATCTGCAACCTCGGTCTCCTGAACCGCGTCGGCTTGTCACACTTCGGGGCCATCTTCCACGACTACCAGAACTTCCCCAACTGGCGGCCGTTCACCTGGTTCGATAAGGAGAAGCATCTCGCCGGCTTCACCCTCTCCAACTACGAGCGGCTCGAGAGGTTCGAGCGTGCCAGGGAGGGCCGGACGGAGCGCCGCGACAACGCTGCCATggaggccgacctcgacgaggagaagaagaagttctTCAAGTCCATGACGCAGTGCCGTGACCCTGAGACGATGCAGATGAATCTCCAGAAGATGGCAAAGAAGTACCGAGACTTGCTTGAAAAG CACGAAATGATTCTGTGTGAGAGGCAGACGCAGATTCGAGATGGTCAGAGAAAGGACTTCTTCGTCCCCTTAAATGTCAAAGTCAAGGCAGTGG GCGTATGGGACACGGTTGGAAGTCTGGGCTGGCCCAAGATGCCTTGGGAGAAGCTTCGCAGGGATCGCAGCGCCGATGAG CTCCGTTTCGCAAGCATTGACGTCCACCCCAACGTCGAGTACGCTTTCCATGCCATCGCGTTGGATGAGTGGAGGACGGCGTTCAAGCCGACATTGTgggggaagaagaataaCACCTCGACCCATCTTCGCCAGGTCTGGTTTCCCGGCAGCCATAGCAACGTTGGCGGAGGATTCGAGGACCAGCAGATTGCGACAATTGCCATGGCCT GGATGGCGGACCAGCTGACCTCGATCGGGGTGGAGTTCAGCACCCCTGAGATGAAGCGCATCTTCTACACCCTCGAGCCCAACGTCCAGGCGCGCGAGTGGGCAATGGGGCGTATTTCCAACCCGGGCGCGACGACTTCCATCCCGGACCAGGCTTACAACGCGGTTTGGTACCCCTGGAAGAAGCTCACGGGCGGGAACCCCGTCCTCGGCACCCGTACGCCCGGCAAGTACAAAGAGGACAACGGGAAGTCTCCCATCGTCGATCCCACTGAGCTCATCCACCCGTCGGTGCGCATTCGGTACCTCTACGACGGGCTGGGCCTGAACGACGCGGGCGAGTGGGAGTGTGCGGCTCTTACCAAGAACGGGTTCAAGCTCGAGAAGAGTACCCAGCCCCCCCGATTGGAAGACCCGTACCCGAAGAGCCCCATCGCGTCTACGTATGAGACCCTGAGCGGGAAAGTCTCCTCGGTCCACGGTGGCCACACGGTGGACTCCGGGTCGCACGAGGGCCACACGCTCGTCATCCACCAAGTGCccttcgaggccgagctctGCCTCCTCGACCAGGCCAAGAACAACTGGGTCTGGACGCAGGGCACgggcaaggacaagaaggcgCTCCCGGAGGAGCGCATCGGCATGTGGGAGCGCCTGTTCATCGACATCAACCACCGTATGGTCCTGAGGCAGCAGCGCGAGAAGGCGGAGAGGAACAGGGCGGCCGCCAGCCAGAAGCAGACGTGGAGGCAGTGGCTCACCGACAAGCAGCACTCCGCCAAGGGTGCCGCTGGAAAGGTGCTCAGCGGTACCATCGG